The DNA region CCGAACCGGCAGCTTCAGTGAGGCACGGTTACCCGAAAGAGGGAAAAAGGGCACCACATCAATCGGCAACGTTGCAATCACACGTCGTGCCCGTTCATTCTGCTCGTGAGGCCGAGGAACCCGGCAGCGCGAACAGCGTTCTCTGGCGCGGGATTCCGAGCGAAGGCCGACTTTCTGGGAGCTGCCATGCGTGAACCGTGTGAAGTGAGTTTCAAGCTGCCTCGTGATCGCGGCAGCGTGCCCCGGGCCCGAGCCGTGCTCCGCGCCAGACTCGGCGAATGGCGGGCACGCCAAGACACCGCCGAATCCGGCGAGTTGATTCTCTCCGAGCTGGTCACCAACGCCCTGCGCGCACCCGCGCCCGGCGACCGGATGGTCGGCGTACGCATCGTCTGCCGTGAGCGCGGGGCACTGCTCCGGCTGGAGGTGAGCGACGCGGGGGAGGGGCGGCCACGGATTCGGCGCCCCGGCGCGTTCGAGACGACCGGCCGCGGCCTCCAACTCGTCGACGCCTTGGCGGACCGGTGGGGCGTGGACGAGCGGTGGGGCGGGATCGGGAAGACGGTCTGGGCGGAGCTGCTGGCCTCGGGGCCACTCCCGTAACCCGGCCCGACGGGGCGGAGGCCACGTCGGAGCCCATGACCGTGCGGGCCGAGGGCAGGGCGGTACGACCCCGGGATCATGCTGGTCCGAACCCGCTGGGTGGACCGGCGCCGACACATCGGGATGGCGGCAGGAACACCGATTGATCACCGACCGCAGGGCTTCCCGCCTATGCTCGCCGGATGGAGCAGAGCGAAGTGGTGAAGCGGGTGGTGGGCATCCTCACGGAGGCGGGCGAGATCCGTCGGCTCCTCGAAGAGAATGTCGACCGCGACGACCTGGAAACCGATCCCAGCGTGGTGACCGTGCTCCTCAACGAGACGATGCCCCGGATCTCCGTCCCCGAGGACGCCTCGATCGAGGAGGTCGCGACGCTCGTCGGCCGTGAGGTCGGTGCCGCGGTGGAGCAGCTCGTCGGCGCGTTCACCCTGGCCTTCGCGATGCTGGCCCAGGTGCACGACTCCGGGCAGACGGATGTGACCTCCGCCGATGTGCTCCAGGACCTGGCACTGCGGGCCGAACAGATCGGCTCCGACGGGCCGGATGACGAGGGGGCGTAGCCAGTACGGACGAGCGTCCCCGGGCCGGCGGCCGGCAGCAGCCGGCCTACGGCTCGGTGACGCCCGGCCGGGAACCGGGGCTCGGCGCACCCTTGTCCGCGCGCCGCAGCAGGACGACCGCCGACACCGCCGCGGCGAGCGCGACCAGCGCCGCGACGGCACCGGCCTCGCCGACCGCCGTCGTGTACTCCCGCCGCCCGGGAGCGGAGACACCGATGAACAACCCGCCGCATACCGCGGTGCCCAGCGCGAGACCCACCTGGCGGGCGGTGTTGGCCACGGCCGCGGCCGTGCCCGCGCGGGACGGGTCTGCGTCCCGCATGGCCGCGGACGGAAGCACCGGCGACACCATGCCCGCACCGATCCCGGTCAGCAGGAGCGACGGCACGAGCGGCACCGGGCCCGTACGAGACGCCCAGCAGCGCGAAACCCGCACACCCCGCGGCGCAGGGCGCGGTGCCGACGCCCAGCGGGACCCACCGCCGTACGCGCTGGAGCACCGCCCCGCGCGTGGCGGAGACGACGAAGAAGACCGCGGGCTGGAGGGCCGCAGGAGCGAGGTGTCGACCGACGCCGGCGGGTGAGCACCGGTAGGCCATGCCGAGAGGGGGATCAGGACGGACTGTCCGGCGACGGGTGTGGAGCCGACGGCCCCGGAGCCGTATGCGGATGTTGCGGCCGGGGCCCTGGCAGGCCTTGTCCGCCCAGCGCTCCACGTCGGCGCGCGTAGATGATCGCCAGTGCGATGAAAAAGACCCTCCGCTCAGCGTTTCCGCTGGTCGGAGGGTCTATTTGAGGTGCCCTCGGCAGGATTCGAACCTGCGCACACGGCTCCGGAGGCCGATGCTCTATCCCCTGAGCTACGAGGGCGTATCGCTGTGTTGCTCGGCGACGGGTGAAACACTACCAGCTTCCGCGGGGTGTCCGTGAACAGGTATTTCCCGGCTCGCCGGAGGTGCGGTGGGGGGCCGGACGGAGGGGGCGTGCGGTGTGTTCCGGATGCATCCGGCCATCCCTTGCGCCACTCGTCCGGGGGCGGAAGTGGGTAAAACCCGGACGCAGCCACGGGGTCGCCCCTACTCTCGGAGTGTGTCAGGGGCGTGTGGCCGCGTGCTTGTTGTCGACGACAACAAGGTCATCCGGCATTTGATCAGGGTCAATCTCGAGCTTGAGGGCTTCGAGGTCGTGACCGCGGCCGATGGTGTCGAGTGTCTTGATCTGGTGCATCGGGTCCGTCCCGATGTGATCACGCTCGATGTCGTCATGCCCAGGCTGGACGGTCTGCAGACCGCCACCAGACTGCGCTCCGATCCGCGGACCAGACATCTGCCCGTGGCGATCATCAGTGCCTGTACTCCGTACGAGGTGGACAGCGGGGTCGCCGCAGGGGTCGATGCCTTCCTCGCGAAGCCCTTCGAGCCGACCGAGTTGGTGCGGCTCGTACGGCAGTTGATGGAGCGGGAGGACCCGCCGTCGCTCGACGGCAGGCGGAGCGCCGGGACCGCGGAGCGTGCCGCGGGGTGATCGCATGGCGAAACCGGGTCGCGGGGTGCCCCCCTTCCTCCCATACGCTTGTCCTGTGACCCCCGCCGATCTCTCCAGGACCGTGCTGCACGCCGTGCGCCGCGCGGTCGACGAGGATGTCCTACGCGCGCCCGTGCCCGCGCGTGTGCGGGTGGAGCGGACCAGGCCCGGCGGGCGTGGGGACTACGCCTGTGCCGTCGCCCTCCAGCTGGCCGGGCCCGCCGCGCTGCCGGCCAGGGACGTGGCCGAGATCCTCCGGGAACGGGTACTGGAGGCGCCGGGGATCGGGGACGTCGAGGTCACCGGACCGGGATTTCTGAACTTCACGCTGCAAGCCGGTGCGCGCGGCCTCGACGCGCTGGTCCGGGCCGTCGGAGCGCGCGGTACGGCGTACGGGCACGGGGACGCCCTCGCCGGGGCGGCGGTCTCGTTCGCACCCGTCGAGGAGCTCCGCGCCAGGATCGTCACCGGGGCCGTCGAGCGGCTGCTCCGGGCCCAGGGGGCCGAGGTCGGGGAGCGGACGGCGGGCGGGGAGGCGCTGCATGTGATGCCGGTGCCGGCCGCCGACCGTGATCTCTTCGAGCGGCTGGGGAGCGACGCCGCGCGGTGGTCGCTGCTGCGGGCCGCTCCGCACGACCGGCCCCGGGGCACGGGGAGCGGCGAGTTCCTCGTGCAGCAGGAGAGCAATCCGTTGTTCCGGGTGCGGTACGCGTACGCCCGGACCCGTGCACTGAGCAGGAACGCCCGGCAGCTCGGGTTCGGTGCGGCGTACGAGGAGAGCGTGGACGCGCCCGTGCTCGGTGCGCTTCTCGCCGACCACCCCGGGGTGCTCGCCGCCGCCGCCCGGTACCGCGAGCCCGACCGGGTCGCCCGGCAGCTGGAAGCCCTCGCACAGGCCTTCTTCGACTTCCACGACAGCGCTTCGCCGCTCCCCGTCGGTGACGAGAAACCCTTGGCCGCCCACCGTTCCCGGCTCGCTCTTGCCGAAGCCGCCGGGACGGTGCTGGCAGGCGGCCTGTCCCTGCTCGGCATCAGCGCACCCGAAGTCCTCTGAGAGACCCGAGAGAGCAGAGCAGCACCATGAGCCGATCCGCACACCCCGCCGGGCCCCGTCACGCCGATGTCATGACGGAGGGGCACTACACTGCCCCGCCCGCCGATCTCAACGCCCTGGACGAGAAGGTCTGGGCCCGTACCGTCTCCCGCAACGAGGACGGTGCGGTCGCCGTCGGCGGGATCGAAGTGACGCGGCTGGCCGAGGAGTTCGGCACCCCCGCCTACTTCCTCGACGAGAGCGACTTCCGGGCCCGCTGCCGCGCCTGGGCCGACGCCTTCGGCCGCGACGCCGACGTGTTCTACGCCGGAAAGGCCTTCCTGTCGCGTGCCGTCGTGCGCTGGCTCCAGGAGGAGGGGCTCAACCTCGATGTCTGCTCCGGCGGCGAGCTGACCACCGCGCTGGACGCCGGGATGCCGGCCGAGCGCATCGCCTTCCACGGCAACAACAAGAGCGTCGCGGAGATCGAGCGGGCCGTCGAGGTCGGCGTCGGGCGTATCGTGCTCGACTCCTTCCAGGAGATCGCCCGGGTCGCGCACGTCGCGCAGCGGCTCGGCAGGCGGCAGCGCGTACAGATCCGGGTGACCGTCGGTGTCGAGGCGCACACCCACGAGTTCATCGCCACCGCGCACGAGGACCAGAAGTTCGGGATCGCGCTGGCCGGGGGACAGGCCGCCGAGGCGGTGCGCCGGGCGCTCACCCTCGACGGTCTCGAGCTCGTCGGCATCCACTCGCACATCGGCTCGCAGATCTTTGACATGGCCGGCTTCGAGGTCTCCGCCCGGCGCGTGGTCCAGCTGCTCGCCGAGGTG from Streptomyces sp. NBC_01591 includes:
- a CDS encoding ATP-binding protein; this translates as MREPCEVSFKLPRDRGSVPRARAVLRARLGEWRARQDTAESGELILSELVTNALRAPAPGDRMVGVRIVCRERGALLRLEVSDAGEGRPRIRRPGAFETTGRGLQLVDALADRWGVDERWGGIGKTVWAELLASGPLP
- a CDS encoding response regulator translates to MLVVDDNKVIRHLIRVNLELEGFEVVTAADGVECLDLVHRVRPDVITLDVVMPRLDGLQTATRLRSDPRTRHLPVAIISACTPYEVDSGVAAGVDAFLAKPFEPTELVRLVRQLMEREDPPSLDGRRSAGTAERAAG
- the nrtL gene encoding ArgS-related anticodon-binding protein NrtL; this translates as MTPADLSRTVLHAVRRAVDEDVLRAPVPARVRVERTRPGGRGDYACAVALQLAGPAALPARDVAEILRERVLEAPGIGDVEVTGPGFLNFTLQAGARGLDALVRAVGARGTAYGHGDALAGAAVSFAPVEELRARIVTGAVERLLRAQGAEVGERTAGGEALHVMPVPAADRDLFERLGSDAARWSLLRAAPHDRPRGTGSGEFLVQQESNPLFRVRYAYARTRALSRNARQLGFGAAYEESVDAPVLGALLADHPGVLAAAARYREPDRVARQLEALAQAFFDFHDSASPLPVGDEKPLAAHRSRLALAEAAGTVLAGGLSLLGISAPEVL
- the lysA gene encoding diaminopimelate decarboxylase, which translates into the protein MSRSAHPAGPRHADVMTEGHYTAPPADLNALDEKVWARTVSRNEDGAVAVGGIEVTRLAEEFGTPAYFLDESDFRARCRAWADAFGRDADVFYAGKAFLSRAVVRWLQEEGLNLDVCSGGELTTALDAGMPAERIAFHGNNKSVAEIERAVEVGVGRIVLDSFQEIARVAHVAQRLGRRQRVQIRVTVGVEAHTHEFIATAHEDQKFGIALAGGQAAEAVRRALTLDGLELVGIHSHIGSQIFDMAGFEVSARRVVQLLAEVRDEHGVELPEIDLGGGLGIAYTSEDDPREPHEIAKALGDIVTRECEAAGLATPRISVEPGRAIVGPTAFTLYEVGTIKPLEGLRTYVSVDGGMSDNIRTALYDAEYSVALASRTSDAEPMLVRVVGKHCESGDIVVKDAFLPSDLAPGDLIAVPATGAYCRSMASNYNHALRPPVVAVRDGEARVIVRRETEEDLLRLDVG